Genomic DNA from Motilibacter aurantiacus:
CGTCTACGCCGTCCCGGCGCAGTTCTTCCGGTTCGACGTCACCCTCGACCACTACAAGGACGTGTTCGTGCAGCGCGACGGGTCGGGTACCTCCGACCTGGCGGTGTCGTACAAGAACTCGATCCTCGTCGCCGGCACGTCGACCATCCTCGCGACGCTGCTCGGCGTGCCCGCCGCGTGGGCCTACTCGCGCTTCGCGCTGAAGGCGAAGAAGGACCAGCTGTTCTTCATCCTCTCGACGCGTTTCATGCCACCGGTGGTCGTGGTCATCCCGATCTTCCTGATGTACCGCGACCTCGGGCTCATCAACACCAAGCTCGGGCTGGTCCTCATCTACGCGGCCTTCAACCTGCCCTTCACCATCTGGATGATGAAGGGCTTCGTGGACGAGGTGCCCGCGGAGTACGAGGACGCCGCGATGCTCGACGGGTACTCACGCTTCGAGGCCTTCTGGCGGTTCACCCTGCCGCTCCTCGTCCCCGGTATCGCCGCGACCGCGGTGTTCGCCCTCATCTTCTCCTGGAACGAGTTCGTGTTCGCCATCTTCCTGACCTCGAGCGACTCCGCCCGCACCGCCCCACCGGCGATCGCCGGGCTCATCGGAGGGACGACCATCGACTGGGGCCTGGTGGCGGCATCGGCCATGGTCTTCGCCGTTCCGGTGCTGCTCTTCGCCTTCCTCGTCCGCAAGCACCTCGTCGCGGGCGTGACCCTCGGGGCGGTGCGACGCTGATGGCCGGCATCGAGATCAGCGCCCTGCACAAGCGCTTCCCCGACGGCACGGTCGCGGTGGAGCATCTCGACCTCTCGATCGGCCAGGGCGAGCTGTTCGTCATGCTCGGCCCCTCCGGCTGCGGGAAGACGACGACGCTGCGCGCGATCGCCGGGCTCGAGCGGCAGTCCTCGGGCGACATCCGCATCGGCGACAAGCTGGTCAACGACCTCCCGCCGGCCGAGCGCGACATCGCGAT
This window encodes:
- a CDS encoding carbohydrate ABC transporter permease; translation: MALHIDETVAAEAGAAHRNPPRGPQRRRRGTLRTWLEIVVLAAFAVVMLFPVVWMLETSLKENRDVYAVPAQFFRFDVTLDHYKDVFVQRDGSGTSDLAVSYKNSILVAGTSTILATLLGVPAAWAYSRFALKAKKDQLFFILSTRFMPPVVVVIPIFLMYRDLGLINTKLGLVLIYAAFNLPFTIWMMKGFVDEVPAEYEDAAMLDGYSRFEAFWRFTLPLLVPGIAATAVFALIFSWNEFVFAIFLTSSDSARTAPPAIAGLIGGTTIDWGLVAASAMVFAVPVLLFAFLVRKHLVAGVTLGAVRR